The region ACCGTCTAGGCTCAGACAACTCAATGCTCGCTCGAGGTCTTATCGATGACACAAGAACCACTTGTTCGCGAAGCAGAGGTGGCCGCATTCCGCGACGCCGTCCTGACCAAACTCACTTATGCGGTGGGCAAAGACCCGGATCACGCCTTCGACCACGACTGGTTCGAAGCCATTGCCCTGGCAGCGCGCGACCACATGGTCGAACACTGGATGGATCACACACGGCAAATCTATCGCAAAGGTCAGAAGCGGGTTTACTACCTTTCTCTGGAATTTCTCATCGGCCGCTTGCTCTACGACAGCCTGAGCAACCTCGGCCTGCTGGACATAGCGCGCGAGGCGCTGACGGAACTTGGCGTTGACCTTGAGCGTATTCGCCTGCTGGAGCCCGATGCGGCGCTGGGCAATGGTGGCCTCGGTCGTCTGGCGGCGTGTTTCATGGAAAGCATGTCCACCCTGGGCATCGCCGGTCATGGCTACGGCATTCGTTACGAGCACGGTTTGTTCCGGCAAGCCATCGTCGATGGCTGGCAGCAGGAACAGACAGAGCACTGGCTGGATTTCGGCAATCCCTGGGAGTTCGAGCGTCCAGAGGTCGTTTATTCGATCGGCTTTGGTGGCGGCGTCGAGACCGTGACCGACGAAACCGGCAAGACCAAGCAAGTCTGGACCCCTTCTGAAACCGTAAGAGCGATTGCTTACGACACGCCGGTGGTTGGCTGGCGTGGGGCGAGCGTCAATACCCTGCGCTTGTGGCGGGCTCGTGCGGTTGAGGATTTGCACCTGGAACGCTTCAACGCAGGCGACCACTTGGGCGCTGTGGCGGATGTGGCGCGGGCCGAAAGCATCTCTCGGGTTCTGTACCCGGCGGACAGTACCGAGGCCGGCCAGGAACTGCGCCTGCGCCAGGAATACTTCTTCGTCGCCGCCTCCCTTCAGGATTTACTGCGCCGTCATCGGAACATGCACACCTCGGTGCTGACCCTGGGTGACCACGCTGCAATCCAGCTCAACGACACCCATCCCTCGATTGCCGTCGCCGAGCTGATGCGTCAGTTGGTCGATGTCTACGACGTGGCGTGGGATGCCGCGTGGCAGGTCACCGTCGATACGCTGTCTTACACCAACCACACCTTGCTGCCAGAAGCGCTGGAAACCTGGCCGGTGGGGCTGATGGAGCGGATGCTGCCGCGACACATGCAGATCATTTACCTGATCAACGCCCAGCACATAGATTCCCTGCGGGCCAAGGGCATTCATGACTTCGAAGTGCTGCGTGCGGTGTCGCTGATCGAGGAAGACAACGGCCGTCGCGTGCGCATGGGCAACCTGGCGTTTCTGGGTTCCCACAGCGTCAATGGCGTGTCTGGGTTGCACACGCAACTGATGCGCAAAACGGTGTTTTCCGAACTGCATAAGCTTTACCCGGAGCGGATCAACAACAAGACCAACGGCATTACCTTCCGCCGCTGGCTGTACCAGGCCAACGCTGAGCTGACCGCGATGATGGTCGAGGCCCTGGGCCCGGACCTGCTGGATAACGCCGAGCAACGTTTGATCGAACTGGAACCGTTCGCCGAGAAACCAGCCTTCCGCAAGGCCTTCGCCGAGCAACGCCTGCACAGCAAGAAGGCCCTGGCGTACCTCATTCATGAGCGGCTCGGTATTGCGGTCAACCCGGCGGCGATGTTCGATGTGCAGGTCAAGCGCATTCACGAATACAAGCGGCAGTTACTCAACCTGCTGCACACGGTGGCCTTGTATCAGGCGATTCGTGCAGAGCCAGAAGTGGATTGGGTGCCACGGGTGAAAATCTTCGCCGGTAAAGCGGCGGCGAGTTATCACCAGGCCAAGCTGATTATCAAGTTGACCAACGACATCGCCCGGGTGGTGAACAACGATCCGACGGTGCGCGGTTTATTGAAAGTGGTGTTCCTGCCCAATTACAACGTCAGCCTCGCGGAAAGCATTATTCCAGCAGCGGATTTGTCGGAGCAGATTTCCACCGCAGGTTTCGAAGCTTCCGGCACCAGCAACATGAAGTTCGGCCTCAACGGCGCGCTGACCATCGGCACCTTGGACGGCGCCAACGTCGAAATGTGCGAGCGCATCGGCGCCGAGCACATGTTCATTTTCGGTCTGAGTGCCCAACAGGTTGAAGCGCGTAAGCAGAACCATGAGTTCAGCGCCGCGCCGGACATTGCTTCGTCCCATCGCTTGAATGACGTGCTGCAAGCGATTCGCGGCGGGGTGTTCTCACCGGATGATCCGTCTCGATACACCGGGCTGATCGATTCGTTGGTGGACTATGACCGCTTCCTGGTGTGTGCCGACTTTGCGTCCTACTGGGATGCACAGATGCGGGTCGAGGCGCATTGGCATGACTCCAAGGCGTGGTGGCGCTCGGCGGTGTTGAACACCGCGCGGATGGGCTGGTTCTCGTCCGACCGGACGATTCGCGAGTACGCGACGGAGATCTGGAAGGCCCTGGAGTAACTTTTAGCAATAATTACGAGCGAGGCCCAACGCCCGTTGGGCCGGATCGATATACTAAGCGCCGGTTACACCGGGCGGCAGGTTTGGCGACTTCACTGTGGGAGCGAGCCTGCTCGCGAAAGTGCTCTAACAGTCAACGCATAGGTTGAAGGTTATGGCCCCTTCGCGAGCAGGCTCGCTCCCACGGGTTTGTGTGGTTTCACACTAAACTCGGCCAAAGGCTGTTTTGCCCGGACTCGCCCCGCCGCGGGGCCACTTAGGGATATCGACCATGCAATGGATGTTCATGCTGATGGGCTGGGTGCTGGGCTGGATACTCGACGAGTCATTCAGCGATGCTCTGTTGGGCGGGCTCCTCGGGTTGGGGCTGGGCCAGGCTTTTCGCATTGGTCGCTTGAGCAAAAAAGCGGCCGAGCAGCAGCGTTTGCTTGAACAGGCGCAGGTTGCGTTGAGCTCGGTTCAGCAGCGCCTGGCGTTGCTGGAGGCGCGCCCTGTCCATACGCCAGAAGCCATCGAACCGGTGGTCAGCGAAGTCGCTGCTGTGCCTGAATTCAGACTCGACGAAGTGGTTGCCGAGCCCCCTGAGCTGATCTGGGAACTTGCGTCCGAACTCGAGCCGCTTGGCGCTGGCATCGCTGAAACCAGCCCGCCACTGCCGGCCGATGTCTGGATCCCGCAACCGGCCGCCCGCGAACCGCGACAACCGACGGCCCCTCGCGTACCTAATGTCATTGATCGCGTCCTCAGCGGCGCCCGCAACTGGCTGTTCGGTGGCAACACGGTATTGCGGGTCGGCGTGGTGCTGCTGTTCCTCGGCCTGGCGTTCTTGCTGCGTTATGCCACCGAAGGTGTGGTGGTGCCGATCGAGTTGCGTTACGCCGGCGTCGCCGCCAGTGCGCTGGGCTTGCTTGGCCTGGGCTGGTGGCTGCGCCACCGCAACCAACATTACGCGCTGATGCTGCAAGGCACGGGTATCGCGGTGTTGTACCTGACAGTGTTCGCCGCGATGCGCTTGCACCCGCTGCTCGACCCGACGGCAGCCTTTGGCCTGCTGGTAGCGGTGACGCTGTTCTCGGCGATTCTGGCGATTACTCAGGATTCGCTGGCACTGGCCTGCGCGGCTGCGCTGGGTGGGTTCGCCGCGCCGATCCTGACCTCGACCGGTGCCGGCAGCCATGTCGCGCTGTTCAGCTATTTCGCCCTGCTCAACGCCGGTATCTTCGCGATTGCCTGGTTCAAGGCTTGGCGGCTGCTTAACCTGATTGGTTTTGTTGGCACCTTCGGCATCGGTTTCGCCTGGGGCTTGCGCGCTTATGAGCCGCAGTTGCTGTGGAGCACCGAGCCGTTCCTGATTGTGTTCTTCCTGATGTACCTCGGCATCGGCCTGTTGTTCGCCCGGCGAAAACTGCTGGAAATGAGCGACGCGCCTGAAGATGACAGCCGCGAGGCGCTGTTGCACTGGTCGGCGCGCAAGGGCGATTATGTCGATGGCACGATGGTGTTCGGGCCGCCGCTGGTGGCCTTCGGGTTGCAGTTCGCACTGGTCCAGCACTTGGAACTGGCCGCCGCTTTTAGCGCGCTGGCACTGGGCGTGATCTACATGGGCCTGGCCCGGCTACTCATGGGCGGCCGTGCGTTGCTGCTGGCGGAAACCTGCCTGGCACTGGGTGTGATTTTCGCCAGCCTGGCAATCCCCTTGGGCCTCGATGCACGTTGGACGGCTGCCGCCTGGGCGGTAGAGGGCGCGGGGATTTTCTGGCTCGGGCTGCGTCAGCAACGACCGCTGGCCCGCGCCTTCGCCCTGCTGTTGCAACTGGGGTCGGCGCTGGCGTTTCTCAGCGAGTTGCACGCGGGCGAAAGCAGCTTGCTGAACGGTTCGCTGCTGGGGGCGTTGATGCTCGGCGCGGCGTTGTTGTTCAGTTTCTACCAACTGCGCAAAGCCCCGCCAGAGCAGACTTCTGAATGGGAGCGCCAAAGCCTGCCCGTGTTGGCGTGCCTCGGTCTGACCTTTCTTTATTTGCTGGCGCCGCTGTTCTTCCTGACCCACGGCACGGCGATCAGTTGGGCGTTGGCTGGGTTGGTGACATTGTTTGTTGGCCTGCGCCTGCATTCGCGCACGTTCATGTTCAGCGCATTTGCCGTGCAGTTGCTCGGTGGCGCGTTGTTCCTGATGCGGTTGCACGGCACAAGCGATGGTTGCGCCGCGGTGTTCAGCGCCGGCTGGAGCGGTTTGCTCAGTGCCTCGCTGATTGGCCTGGCGATGATCGTCGGCATGTTGCTGGCAGCCCGTGATGAGAGGGTGCGCGACGATGCGCGCTTGCTGCGTGGTTTGTCGGTGATCTTGCTGGCTGGATTGGTGCTGATGAATCTGGCGGTGTTGTTCGTGCTGCCGTGGAAAACCGCGAGTGCGGTGTGGGCGGCCAGCGGGCTGTTGATCATTTGGCTGAGCTTGTACCTCAAACAACCGTTGAGCTTTGTCTTCGGCCTGCTGTTGCAGGTCATTGGCGGTGCGCAGTTCCTGTTCAGCGGCCCTGATCTGCTGGAGCCGTTGGTCAGTGAAGGTTTGCGGCCGTTGGCCCACAGTGGTTTCTGGACCCCGCTGGTGCTTGGCCTGGCCGCGTTCGTCGGTGCCTGGCGCTTGCAGCTCGGTAAGCATGACTCGGCCTTCGATGTGTTGAGCCTGAATCGCTTGTCCGAACTGCTGCTGGTGTGGGGCGCGGGCTGGTGGGCGCTGGCGTGGATCAGTGAAGTGCTGCGCTTTGCGCCGGTAAACCTGCAAGCGACCTTGCTGCTGGCCGTTGCGGCGCTGAGTGTGGCGTTGTGGACGCTGTTGGCGCAGCGGCTGAAATGGTCGGCGCTGGCGTTGCTTTGCACCTTGCTGATTCCGGCCGCGGGGCTGGTGTTGGTCGCGGCGTGGCATTGGCGCTATCACCCGGCGGCCAGCTTCGGTTGGTTGGTGTGGGCGGCGGTGTTCGTCGCGCATTTCATCTCGCTACGGCGTCTCGCGCCGGTGCTGCCAGCGCGCGCCCTCAGTGCTGCCCATGTACTCGGCTGTTGGTTGTTGATTGGTGTGCTGGCGCTGGAATTGCGTTATGGCTTGCTGCTGCTGTCCGAGCAATACAACGCCTGGCGCTGGTTGGGCTGGGCGATTCTGCCGAGCCTGTACCTGGTGTTCGCCGCCTCGCCGCGAAACTGGCCGTGGCCGGTGTCGGCGTACTCGCGCGAATACCGCGTGTATGCCGCCGCACCGCTGGCATTGCTGATGCTCGCTTGGTTCTGGCTGGCGAACGGCGTCAGCGACGGCACCGCCGAACCGCTGCCTTACGTCCCGTTGATCAACCCGCTGGAGCTGGGCCTGCTGTTTGCGCTGTTCGGTGTTTACGTCTGGTCGCGCAGCGCCGTGACGCAATTTGCGTTGCCGAAAATGTACGCTGAGCACGCCACGCAACTGATAGCGGGTGTTTCGTTGTTTGTGTTTTTCTCCGGGATGGTCACGCGCACGGCTCACCATTGGGGTGGCGTACCCTTCGATCTGGACCTGCTGCTTGCGTCGATGCAGGTGCAGGCCGGTCTGTCGATTGTCTGGACCATGATGGCCTTGGGTCTGATGATTGGCGGCCATCTGCGTCATCGTCGTGAGGTTTGGCTGATCGGTGCGGCGCTGATCGCGGTGGTGGTGGCCAAACTGTTCTTTATTGAATTAAGTAACCGTGGCGGGCTGGCGCGGATCGTCTCGTTTATCGGTGTTGGCGTGTTGCTGTTGGTGGTGGGCTATTTCGCCCCGCTGCCACCCAAGCGCGCCGAGGCTGCGTCAGAGGCTGAAAAACCGGCCCCGCAAACCGAAGGAGTGTCGTCTTGAGTCAGAAGCTAAACCTGGGATGGTTGGGCGCTGTTGCGCTGGGTGTGGCGTTTTCGGCCAGTGCTCAGGAAAAACCGGCGGACTTCACCACGCAAGTACCGTTGTCCGTGAGTGGCGAAGGCCCTTGGTATCGTCTGGAACTGCCGCTTAACGTGCAACTGAGTGCGCGACAGACTGACCTCAGCGATGTGCGTGTCTTCAATGCTGCCGGTGAGCCTCAAGCCTATGCCTTGGCGCGGCAAACCGCGCAGACCAGCGAGAGCCGCACCCGCACCGACGTCAAGTGGTTCCCGCTTTACAACTCGGCGGACGCCACCGAACGCGCGCCGAGTGTGCGGGTGCAATCGAGTGCCAATGGCACGTTGGTCGACGTGCAACCCTCCCGTCAGTTGGAGGCCAGCGATGAAGTTCTGCGCGGCTGGTTGCTTGATGCCAGCGCGATCAAGGCGCCGTTGCAGCAATTGATTCTCGACTGGGCCAGCGAGCGCGACGGCTTTCAGCGTTTCAGCATCGAAGCCAGTGACGACTTGCAGCATTGGCAGGCGTGGGGCGAAGGGCAGGTCGCGCGGTTGATGTTTGCCGACGAGCGGGTCGAACAGCACGAAGTCGGCCTGCCGGGGCAATCGGCGCGCTACCTGCGTTTGCTCTGGCATTCACCGCAAGCCGCACCGGCGCTGGTCTCGGCCCGGTTGGAAAGTGCGAGCACGCGCAGCCTGCCGCTGCCGTTGGTTTGGTCGCAAGCCTTGAGCGCCAGCACCGTCAAAGCCGGGGAGTACCTCTGGCAATTACCGATGGGGTTGAACGTCGAGCGTCTGCAAATCGAGTTGAAACAGCCCAACACGCTGGCGCCGGTGACATTGGCCGGTCGGCGCGACAGCAGCCTGCCATGGCAGCCGTTGAACAGTGGTTTGCTGTATCGCTTGACCCAGAATGGCCAGGAGGTGCTGCAAAACGAAATGCAACTACCGGGGCAAACGGTGCAGCAACTGAAACTGACCGTGGACGAACGCGGTGGTGGCCTGGGGAGTGACGCGCCGACGGTGAAATTTGCCGTGCGCTCCACGCAATTAGTCTTCCTGGCGCGTGGGGCAGGGCCTTATACGCTGGCGCTCGGTAGCGCGACGGTGAGGGCGGCGAATTTGCCGTTGTCGACGTTGATTCCCGATTACAGCGCGGCGCGATTGGCGGCGTTGGGCAAGGCAACGGTGGACGGCGGGGCGGTGTTGACACCGACCTCTAACCCGTCAGCCATTGCGGTGGCGGAGACGAACTGGAAGAAAATCGGCCTGTGGTCGGTGTTGTTGCTCGGCGTGCTGCTGTTGGCGGCGATGGCGGCCAGCCTGCTGCGCAAACCTCCCGCTAACAGTTGAAGAGGGGGGCTCGCGATTGCGTTTGAGCGGTCGATAAAAATGTCCATTTCGAACTACGCTCTCCTCCGCGCATGAACTCTATTTGGCGTATCACGTCTGATAGGAGGAAATGCGCCCCGACTCGCGTTAAACTGCGCGGGTTTTTAGTCCACCACCCTCCGGAGCCGTCCATGTCCCGCGTTACCCTGAGTCGCTATTTGATCGAGCAGACCCGTAGCAACAACACGCCTGCCGATCTGCGTTTCCTGATCGAAGTGGTGGCGCGCGCCTGCAAGGAAATCAGCCACGCCGTGTCCAAAGGCGCCCTGGGTGGTGTTCTGGGCAGCATGGGCACTGAAAACGTCCAAGGCGAAGTGCAGAAGAAGCTCGACGTGATCTCCAACGAGATCCTGCTCGAAGCCAACGAGTGGGGCGGTCACCTGGCCGGCATGGCGTCCGAGGAAATGGACAATGCCTACCAGATTCCGGGCAAATACCCGAAAGGCGCGTACCTGCTGGTATTCGACCCGCTGGACGGCTCGTCGAACATTGATATCAACGCGCCGGTCGGTACGATCTTTTCGGTGCTGCGTTGCCCGAACGAATACCTGAGCCAGAACGAAGCCTTGAACGAAAAGGCCTTCTTGCAGCCCGGCACCGAGCAGGTCGCCGCCGGTTATGCCATCTACGGCCCGCAGACCATGCTGGTGCTGACCCTGGGTGATGGTGTGAAAGGCTTTACCCTGGACCGCGAAATGGGCAGCTTCGTGCTGACCCACGAAGACATCACGATCCCGGAGTCCACTCAGGAATTCGCGATCAACATGTCCAACCAGCGTCACTGGGAAGCGCCGGTGCAACGCTACGTCGGCGAATTGCTGGCTGGCGAAGAAGGCCCACTGAAAAAGAACTACAACATGCGCTGGGTCGCCGCGATGGTCGCGGACGTTCACCGCATCCTGACCCGTGGTGGCTTGTTCATGTACCCGCGTGACAGCCGCGAGCCGTCCAAACCGGGCAAACTGCGCCTGATGTACGAAGCCAACCCAATGTCGTTCCTGGTGGAGCAGGCTGGCGGCATGTCCACCGACGGCCATCAGCGCATTCTCGACATTCAGCCTGAAGGCCTGCACCAGCGCGTGGCGGTATACCTCGGTTCCAAAGAAGAAGTTGAGCGCGTCACGGCTTACCACAAGCAGTAAACGCATGACTGCGCCTTGGCAGCCGTTGCTTGAGTGGTGGTTCGGTACAGCCGACACACCCTGAAGTCGCGGCAGGCCAGGGCGGTTTCTGGTTCGGGGCAGCGCGACAGCCAAGACCTCGAAGCGCAAGCGCGCTTATGAACAACCAGAGTAGATACCCGCCGAATTCAAAATTGCAGGGTTGCCCTGCAACCTGCAATCTCCCACATGGATCTTCAGCGAACACCCATTGTGTGTACCGCCGAGATCCCCTGTGCGAGTGAGCCCGCTCGCGAAGGACCCCCAGAGAGCGCTTAGATCCTGAAGCTTCCAACCAATTGCTTCAACCGCGCCGCCTGCTGTTCTAGATCGGCGCAGGCGCGCAACGTCGATTGCAGGTTTTCCACCCCTTCCTGGTTCAGCGTGTTGATCTCGGTGATGTCGACGTTGATCGACTCCACCACTGCGGTCTGCTCTTCGGTGGCCGTCGCCACGGATTGGTTCATCCCGTCGATTTCGCCGATGCGCTGAGTCACGCTGCCCAAGCGTTCGCCTGCCTGGTTGGCGATGCCGACGCTGCTTTCACTTTGGCGCTGGCTGTCGGTCATGGTGCTGACCGCTTCCCGTGCGCCGACTTGCAGCTCTTCGATCATCTTCTGCACTTGCTGCGCCGAATCCTGGGTTCGGTGGGCGAGGTTGCGCACCTCATCCGCAACCACGGCAAAACCACGTCCGGCTTCACCGGCGCGCGCCGCTTCAATGGCTGCGTTCAGCGCCAACAGGTTGGTCTGCTGGGAAATGCTGGTGATCACCTCCAGAATCTGTCCGATGTTCACGGTGTTGCTGTTCAGCGTTTCAATATTGGCGCACGAGTCGCTGATTTTTACCGACAGTTGCTGCATTGCCGCGATGGTTTTATCCACCACCTGCTGACCTTCTTCAGCCAAGGTACGAGCGTCGCTTGAGTGCTGTGAGGCGAGGGCGGCGTTCTGCGCAATTTCCTGGGCGGCGGCGCCCAGTTCGTTGATCGCCGCGGCCACGCTGCTGGTGCGCGAGGATTGTTGATCAGAGTTAAACATCGACGAATTTGAGGCAGCCACCACGCGCAAAGCGACTTCGTTAACCTGGCCAGTCGCCGAAGCCACTTCGCGAATCGAGGTGTGAATCCGTTCCACAAAACGGTTGAACGAAGTGCCCAGTGCGCCGAACTCATCGTGGCCGTGAATGGTCAGGCGTTTGGTCAAGTCGCCTTCACCTTCGGCGATGTCATGCATGGCGCGGCCCATGGTCAGGAGCGGCTGCATCAGGAAACTGATCAGCATGCCCAGCAGGCCGATGATGATCACCACGGCGATGACCATCGCGATAATCGCCGAGGTGCGGAATTCGCTGAGCATCGAGAACGCGGTGTCCTGATCGAGCACCAGCGCCACGTACCAATCCGCCGACGGCACGCCGTTGACGTGGGTGAAGGAGATGAACTGCGCCTTGCCGTCCACCGCGACTTCTTTCAGGCCGGGGCTGACTTTAGGTGCGCCGTTCGGATACGCATCGGCGAGACTCTTGAGCACCAGTTTGCTGTCTGGGTGAATCAGGATTTTACCGTCGGCGCTGACGATGAACGCATGGCCATGCCCACCAAAGTTCAGCGAGTTGATGATCGCGCTGACACTGGACAGGTCAATGTCCGCGCCGGCGACGCCGATCATTTTGTTCTCGTGCTGCACAGGCGTTGCAACGGTGATCACCAGTTTGCCGGAGGAGGCCGCGATGTAAGGTTCGGTGACGATGGTTTGCCGCGCGCTGTCGGCGGCCTTGTACCAACCGCGGGCACGGGGGTCGTAATCCGCGGGGCGATTACCTGCCGGCACCGAAAACATCACGCCTTCGACACTGCCGAAGTAACTCAACTGGAAATTGCTGGTGTAAGCCGGCAGGTCGATGACCCGTTTCAGGTTGGCCGGGGCGCTGCCGTCGACGGCGATCTGTTGGGACAGCGATTGCAGTAACTGGATGCGGCTTTCCAACCAGGTCTGGATATTACTGGTGGTCAGGCTGCCGAGTTCCTGCATTGACAACTCGGTACTGCTGCGCAGTGTTTGCCGCTGGCGGTAATCGTTGAACAGGATGAAACACGCAAACGCTACGGCTACCACAAGGGCGGCAGCCAACAAGATCTTATGGCTGAACTTCATGTTTCTGGTCATTAAATGAGCTACCGCGCGGGTGTGGGCAAAAAAAGGGGCGTCAATTTGCCACAGTAGAAGGCATTGGGCTGCCTCTGTTTCGACTGCTCGCGGCCAAAGATTAGGGGACTTTTGGCGAAAGCCGACGAAATACTCAATAACGCGAGAAAGTCGCTGATTTATCGGCAAAAGGTCGATGAGTGGCCCAATAAATAGCCGGCCCTTTGGGGAACCAGACCGGGGTTTTCTCTTCTAAGCTTCTGCTTGGCAGCCACGCCAATCCCCCTTCGCTCCAGGAGTTACACCATGTCGCTGCGATCCATCGCCTTGCTCTCGTTCTGCGTGCTGTTGGCCGCGTGCAGCAAGGTCAATCAGGAAAACTACTCCAAGCTGTCGGCCGGCATGCCCAAGGCCGAGGTTGAAACCCTGCTCGGTAAACCGGCTGACTGCTCTGGCGCGCTGGGCATGTCCAGTTGTACCTGGGGCGACAAGAACAGCTTTATCAGCGTGCAGTACGCCGGTGACAAAGTGCTGATGTTTTCCGGCCAAGGCCTGAAATAAACCGGGGCTTCGCGCCCACGGGAGAAAAATAATGAAGCGGTTATTGATAGTCCTTTTTGCCGGCCTGGTACTGGCCGGCTGCGCTACGTCCGGCGTAGATCCACTGGCGCCCAAAACCGTCAGCAGCGTCAATCTCAAGCGTTATCAGGGTTCCTGGTATGAGTTGGCCCGCCTACCGATGTACTTTCAGCGCAACTGCGCGCAATCCGAAGCCCATTACACCCTCCAGCCTGACGGTAACGTGGCGGTTATGAACCGCTGTCTGACGGCCGACTGGAAATGGGAAGAAGCCAAGGGCACGGCTTATCCACAGGTGCCGGGCAAGACCGACAAGTTGTGGGTCGAGTTCGATAACTGGTTTTCGCGGTTGATTCCGGGTGTGGCGAAGGGGCAATACTGGGTGCTGTACGTCAGTGATGACTACAAGAGCGCGATTGTCGGCGACCCGAGTCGTCGTTACATGTGGCTGTTGTCACGGACCCCGACCGTCAATGCCGAGGTGCGTGAAGAGCTTCTGAGCAAGGCGCGGCAGCAAGGTTACGACACCACGCGGCTGATCTGGCGCGCGTCGGATGCACAGATGGCCAAGACCTCGCACTAACGACCGCTCGATACGTAATGCGAGAACGAGCCTGCTCGCGAAGAGGGCCGTCAGCTCCAACAACAATGTTGGCTGACCGTGCGCTTTCGCGGGCAGGTTCGCTCTTACTATTTCCCCCGGTGTTAGCCCAAGAGGTCGCGCAGGACTTGGGCGAAGGCGCGATTACTTGCTTCGTCATCGGCGTGGCGTCCGTCACGCACCACCCACTGACCATTGACCAGCACATCGCGTACCTGGCGATCGCCACCCGCAAACAGCCAGCGATTCAAAATACCGTCACCGGTGGCCGTAGCCAGGTACGGATCGTTGCCATCGAGTACCAGCCAATCGGCACGTTTGCCGACTTGCAGTGCGCCAATCGGCTGCCCCAGCGCCTGCGCGCCACCGTTCAGCGCAGCGTCGTATAACGTTCGGCCGACCATCGGCTGATCCGCGCCATACAAACGATTACGCCGTTGATCCCGCAGACGCTGGCCGTATTCCAGCCAACGCAACTCTTCCACCACGCTCAATGACACGTGACTGTCGGAACCGATCCCCATGCGACCGCCCTGGGCGAGGAAATCCACCGCTGGGAAAATTCCGTCACCGAGGTTGGCCTCAGTCGTCAGGCACAGTCCGGCGACGGCGCGACTCTTGGCCATCAGCGCGACTTCTTCCGGGTTGGCGTGCGTCGCGTGGACCAGACACCAGCGTTGATCGACTTCGGTGTTTTCATACAGCCATTGCAATGGCCGGCGACCGCTCCAGCTCAGGCAGTCATCGACTTCTTTCTGCTGTTCGGCGATGTGAATGTGTACCGGACATTGTGCATCGCTCGCGGCCAGGACTTCGCTGATCTGCTGCGGCGTGACGGCGCGCAACGAATGGAAACACAGGCCCAGCGACTGTGCCGGTTGCTGCATCAGGATCGGCTTCAAGCGTGACTGAAGCTTGAGGTAGTTTTCGGTGCTGTTGATGAAGCGACGCTGGCCTTCGTTCGGGGTTTGGCCGCCGAAACCGGAGTGGCTGTAGAGCACCGGCAGCAGGGTCAGGCCGATACCGGCGGCACTGGCCGCGTGGCTGATGCGCAGCGCCAATTCGGCGGGATCAGCGTAAGGCTGGCCATTAATGTCGTGGTGAACATAATGAAATTCTGCGACCGAGGTGTAACCCGCCTTGAGCATTTCGATGTACAACTGGCGGGCGATGACGCCGAGTTGCTCGGGGCTGATTTTTCCGACGAGGCGATACATTAAATCGCGCCAGGTCCAGAAACTGTCGTTCGGATTACCCGCCACCTCCGCCAGCCCTGCCATCGCTCGCTGAAAGGCATGGGAGTGCAAATTTGGCATGCCTGGCAGCAGCGGACCGCTTATCCGTTCGGCGCCCTCTGCGTGGGAATCGGCCTCAATTCGGGTCAGCAGGCCGTCGGCGCTGACCTCAAGACGTACATTGTTGGCCCATCCACTAGGC is a window of Pseudomonas sp. DC1.2 DNA encoding:
- a CDS encoding DUF3999 domain-containing protein, coding for MSQKLNLGWLGAVALGVAFSASAQEKPADFTTQVPLSVSGEGPWYRLELPLNVQLSARQTDLSDVRVFNAAGEPQAYALARQTAQTSESRTRTDVKWFPLYNSADATERAPSVRVQSSANGTLVDVQPSRQLEASDEVLRGWLLDASAIKAPLQQLILDWASERDGFQRFSIEASDDLQHWQAWGEGQVARLMFADERVEQHEVGLPGQSARYLRLLWHSPQAAPALVSARLESASTRSLPLPLVWSQALSASTVKAGEYLWQLPMGLNVERLQIELKQPNTLAPVTLAGRRDSSLPWQPLNSGLLYRLTQNGQEVLQNEMQLPGQTVQQLKLTVDERGGGLGSDAPTVKFAVRSTQLVFLARGAGPYTLALGSATVRAANLPLSTLIPDYSAARLAALGKATVDGGAVLTPTSNPSAIAVAETNWKKIGLWSVLLLGVLLLAAMAASLLRKPPANS
- a CDS encoding class 1 fructose-bisphosphatase, translating into MSRVTLSRYLIEQTRSNNTPADLRFLIEVVARACKEISHAVSKGALGGVLGSMGTENVQGEVQKKLDVISNEILLEANEWGGHLAGMASEEMDNAYQIPGKYPKGAYLLVFDPLDGSSNIDINAPVGTIFSVLRCPNEYLSQNEALNEKAFLQPGTEQVAAGYAIYGPQTMLVLTLGDGVKGFTLDREMGSFVLTHEDITIPESTQEFAINMSNQRHWEAPVQRYVGELLAGEEGPLKKNYNMRWVAAMVADVHRILTRGGLFMYPRDSREPSKPGKLRLMYEANPMSFLVEQAGGMSTDGHQRILDIQPEGLHQRVAVYLGSKEEVERVTAYHKQ
- a CDS encoding methyl-accepting chemotaxis protein produces the protein MFNSDQQSSRTSSVAAAINELGAAAQEIAQNAALASQHSSDARTLAEEGQQVVDKTIAAMQQLSVKISDSCANIETLNSNTVNIGQILEVITSISQQTNLLALNAAIEAARAGEAGRGFAVVADEVRNLAHRTQDSAQQVQKMIEELQVGAREAVSTMTDSQRQSESSVGIANQAGERLGSVTQRIGEIDGMNQSVATATEEQTAVVESINVDITEINTLNQEGVENLQSTLRACADLEQQAARLKQLVGSFRI
- a CDS encoding lipocalin family protein, which produces MKRLLIVLFAGLVLAGCATSGVDPLAPKTVSSVNLKRYQGSWYELARLPMYFQRNCAQSEAHYTLQPDGNVAVMNRCLTADWKWEEAKGTAYPQVPGKTDKLWVEFDNWFSRLIPGVAKGQYWVLYVSDDYKSAIVGDPSRRYMWLLSRTPTVNAEVREELLSKARQQGYDTTRLIWRASDAQMAKTSH
- a CDS encoding formimidoylglutamate deiminase; this translates as MSAFFAERALLPSGWANNVRLEVSADGLLTRIEADSHAEGAERISGPLLPGMPNLHSHAFQRAMAGLAEVAGNPNDSFWTWRDLMYRLVGKISPEQLGVIARQLYIEMLKAGYTSVAEFHYVHHDINGQPYADPAELALRISHAASAAGIGLTLLPVLYSHSGFGGQTPNEGQRRFINSTENYLKLQSRLKPILMQQPAQSLGLCFHSLRAVTPQQISEVLAASDAQCPVHIHIAEQQKEVDDCLSWSGRRPLQWLYENTEVDQRWCLVHATHANPEEVALMAKSRAVAGLCLTTEANLGDGIFPAVDFLAQGGRMGIGSDSHVSLSVVEELRWLEYGQRLRDQRRNRLYGADQPMVGRTLYDAALNGGAQALGQPIGALQVGKRADWLVLDGNDPYLATATGDGILNRWLFAGGDRQVRDVLVNGQWVVRDGRHADDEASNRAFAQVLRDLLG